A genomic region of Balaenoptera ricei isolate mBalRic1 chromosome 21, mBalRic1.hap2, whole genome shotgun sequence contains the following coding sequences:
- the LOC132356521 gene encoding thiosulfate sulfurtransferase/rhodanese-like domain-containing protein 3, with product MRLLRLLHLSGRQAILGSAEAALWGLKSIKGSCNNFCTAICKDVTYMELKNLLKSKKIMLIDVREPWEILEYGKIPGSVNIPLDNVDEALQMNPKDFKEKYNEVKPSKSDSLVFSCLAGVRSKKAMDTAISLGFNSAQHYAGGWKEWATYEFSEKKQGN from the coding sequence ATGAGGCTGCTGCGACTATTGCACTTGAGTGGGCGCCAGGCGATCCTCGGGTCCGCAGAGGCTGCGCTCTGGGGTTTGAAGTCAATAAAAGGAAGCTGCAACAATTTTTGCACTGCTATTTGTAAAGATGTCACTTATATGGAACTTAAAAACCTCTTGAAGTCcaaaaaaattatgttaattGATGTTAGAGAACCATGGGAAATTCTTGAGTATGGAAAAATCCCCGGGTCTGTCAATATACCATTGGATAACGTAGATGAAGCTCTACAGATGAACCCAAAAGACTTCAAAGAGAAGTACAATGAAGTAAAGCCATCCAAATCTGACAGTCTAGTGTTTTCTTGTTTAGCCGGAGTGAGAAGCAAGAAGGCTATGGACACAGCAATATCTCTGGGCTTTAACAGTGCTCAACACTATGCTGGAGGATGGAAGGAATGGGCAACCTATGAATTTTCGGAGAAGAAACAAGGAAATTGA